The following are encoded together in the Parabacteroides chongii genome:
- a CDS encoding DUF2089 family protein, whose amino-acid sequence MDEKKKRLPLQCPACDSPLRVGRLFCEQCDTEVCGNFELPPLARLTEKEQLFIVDFIKSSGSLKDMAKNMGVSYPTVRNILDDLIDKLNKIE is encoded by the coding sequence ATGGATGAGAAAAAGAAACGATTACCCTTGCAATGTCCGGCCTGTGATTCTCCTCTGAGAGTGGGACGGTTGTTTTGTGAACAATGTGATACAGAGGTCTGTGGAAACTTTGAGCTGCCTCCTTTGGCAAGATTGACCGAGAAGGAGCAACTGTTTATCGTTGATTTTATCAAGTCGAGCGGCAGTTTGAAAGATATGGCGAAAAATATGGGGGTGAGTTATCCGACTGTCAGGAATATCCTGGATGATCTGATTGATAAATTAAATAAGATTGAATAG
- a CDS encoding Crp/Fnr family transcriptional regulator — MVNIIDKINSSYPISDTTIQTLKEHVTLCHFPKKYQLIKENMFCKSAYFIEKGMTRSFWLVNGEEITTSFAHEGSIVFSMDELYYNKVSEEFVETLEDVVAYRISLTDLLQLFQTNIELANWGRVIHQNEYRRLHRSHKERLTLSAKERFEEFKRQFPEVYQRVQLGYVASYLGITPSTLSRLRAQK; from the coding sequence ATGGTAAATATTATAGACAAGATAAACTCTTCATACCCAATTTCCGATACAACGATACAAACATTAAAAGAACATGTTACTTTATGCCATTTCCCTAAAAAGTATCAGTTGATAAAGGAAAATATGTTTTGCAAATCGGCCTACTTCATCGAGAAAGGCATGACTCGTTCTTTCTGGCTGGTGAACGGAGAGGAAATAACGACCTCCTTTGCCCATGAAGGAAGCATTGTCTTTAGTATGGACGAACTATATTATAACAAGGTAAGCGAAGAGTTTGTAGAAACACTCGAAGATGTAGTAGCCTATCGAATATCATTGACCGATTTACTTCAGCTTTTTCAAACCAATATTGAATTGGCGAATTGGGGAAGAGTTATTCATCAAAACGAATACAGACGCTTGCACCGTTCACATAAAGAACGTCTTACGTTATCAGCAAAAGAAAGATTCGAAGAATTCAAACGACAATTCCCAGAAGTTTATCAGCGAGTACAACTGGGATATGTCGCATCCTATCTGGGAATTACCCCCTCTACACTCAGCCGCCTCAGAGCACAGAAATAA
- a CDS encoding C1 family peptidase, translated as MKQNNLWITALALGITLSAFGQQTDKGISPEMLQQIKQSYKGTPTDKAIHNAISNNDINKLAVNADSKNNFDTYFSNKVNSKGITNQKSSGRCWLFTGLNVFRAQAIAKYNMGDFQFSQNYSFFWDQLEKANLFLQGIIDTREKSMDDKMVEWLFKNPLSDGGQFTGISDILGKYGVVPADVMVETHSSESTGRMANLIGLKLKEFGLQLRDQSAKGAKVAALEKDKTEMLGTIYRMLVLNLGEPPTKFTWTRKDAQGNPVETKEYTPKSFFDEYIGKDLTNNYVMLMNDPSREYYKLYEIDFDRHRYDGKNWTYVNLPIEEIKEMAIASIKDSTMMYFSCDVGKFFDRERGLLDVNYYDYGSLMGTTFGMDKKQRIQTFASGSSHAMTLMAVDLDANGTPKKWMVENSWGPGANSGHLIMTDEWFNEYMFRLVVEKKYITDKVKDVLKQTPTRLPAWDPMFTDEN; from the coding sequence ATGAAACAAAACAACCTATGGATAACTGCCCTCGCATTGGGTATTACGTTATCCGCCTTCGGACAGCAGACCGACAAAGGAATCTCTCCGGAAATGCTGCAACAGATCAAACAATCGTACAAAGGAACTCCTACCGACAAGGCTATCCATAACGCCATCAGTAACAACGACATCAATAAGCTGGCAGTAAATGCCGACAGCAAAAACAATTTCGATACTTACTTCTCTAATAAAGTAAACAGTAAAGGTATTACCAATCAAAAGTCTTCCGGCCGTTGCTGGTTGTTTACCGGTTTGAACGTATTCCGGGCACAGGCGATCGCGAAATATAATATGGGAGATTTTCAATTCTCACAGAATTATTCCTTCTTCTGGGACCAGTTGGAAAAAGCCAACCTGTTCCTGCAAGGGATCATCGACACACGCGAAAAGTCGATGGATGACAAAATGGTGGAATGGTTATTCAAAAATCCGCTTAGCGACGGAGGACAATTCACCGGCATATCCGATATCCTGGGTAAATATGGCGTAGTTCCCGCTGACGTAATGGTGGAAACCCATAGTAGCGAAAGTACGGGAAGAATGGCCAACCTGATCGGTCTTAAGTTAAAAGAGTTCGGCCTGCAATTACGCGATCAGTCTGCCAAAGGAGCCAAAGTGGCTGCATTGGAAAAAGACAAAACAGAAATGTTGGGAACCATTTACCGGATGCTGGTCCTCAACCTGGGTGAACCGCCTACGAAATTTACCTGGACTCGCAAAGATGCACAAGGCAACCCGGTTGAAACAAAAGAATATACTCCCAAATCATTCTTCGACGAATATATCGGCAAAGACCTGACAAACAATTATGTCATGCTGATGAACGATCCGAGCCGTGAATACTATAAGTTATATGAGATCGATTTCGACCGTCACCGTTATGATGGAAAGAACTGGACTTACGTAAACCTGCCGATTGAAGAGATCAAAGAGATGGCTATCGCCTCTATCAAAGACAGTACAATGATGTATTTCTCTTGCGACGTAGGTAAATTCTTCGATCGTGAACGGGGTCTGTTGGATGTGAACTATTACGACTACGGTTCACTGATGGGAACTACTTTCGGTATGGATAAGAAACAGCGTATCCAAACATTCGCCAGCGGTTCGTCACATGCTATGACCTTGATGGCTGTCGATCTCGATGCAAACGGCACACCTAAAAAATGGATGGTAGAAAATAGCTGGGGACCGGGTGCCAACAGTGGCCACCTGATCATGACCGACGAATGGTTCAACGAATATATGTTCCGTCTGGTAGTCGAAAAGAAATACATCACCGACAAAGTGAAAGACGTTCTCAAACAAACACCGACCCGCCTTCCGGCCTGGGATCCGATGTTTACAGACGAAAATTAA
- a CDS encoding 3-deoxy-D-manno-octulosonic acid transferase, translating into MYSLAIHFYAFIIALISPFHKKARIMRLGQWRTNSILREKIDRNAKYIWFHASSLGEFEQGRPMMEKIKAEHPEYKILLTFFSPSGYEVRKNYNGADVICYLPFDTPYRVKKFLNLANPAIAIFIKYEFWGNYLHELKRRDVPVYIISAIFRRDQLFFQWFGYPYRKMLYCFTHLFVQDDRSAALLNEFGIKNVTVTGDTRFDRVLDVRNQARELPNVERFVCEGGEEKHLTLIAGSSWPQDEEILIPYFNEHPEMKLIIAPHEIHREHLMYIESLLKRPSVRLSDVKQDPSLLEGKDCLIIDSFGLLSSIYRYGTIAYIGGGFGAGIHNTLEAAVYGIPVLFGPRYQKFKEARDLIKVGGGFSVSDKQAFCDKMDELLTYHEVLEAAGDSAGRFVSGNAGSTDKILKEIPLG; encoded by the coding sequence ATGTATAGTCTGGCAATCCACTTTTACGCATTTATTATTGCGCTGATATCTCCATTTCATAAGAAGGCTCGGATCATGCGTCTGGGTCAGTGGAGGACCAATTCTATTCTTCGTGAGAAGATCGACCGGAATGCAAAGTATATCTGGTTTCATGCTTCCTCCCTGGGCGAGTTCGAACAGGGCCGTCCGATGATGGAGAAGATCAAGGCGGAACATCCGGAGTATAAAATACTGCTTACTTTCTTTTCCCCTTCGGGATATGAGGTTCGTAAAAATTATAATGGGGCGGATGTCATTTGTTATCTGCCCTTCGATACGCCTTACCGGGTTAAAAAGTTCTTGAATCTGGCAAACCCGGCTATTGCCATATTTATCAAATATGAGTTTTGGGGAAATTACCTGCATGAGTTGAAGCGCAGGGATGTTCCTGTTTATATTATTTCTGCCATCTTCCGTCGCGACCAGCTCTTTTTTCAATGGTTCGGCTATCCGTACCGGAAGATGCTTTATTGTTTCACGCATTTGTTTGTACAGGATGATCGGTCGGCTGCATTGCTGAATGAGTTCGGAATAAAGAATGTGACGGTTACCGGTGATACCCGTTTCGACCGGGTGCTGGATGTCCGTAATCAGGCACGCGAATTACCGAATGTAGAACGTTTTGTTTGTGAAGGAGGGGAAGAAAAACACCTTACTCTTATCGCCGGAAGTTCCTGGCCGCAGGATGAGGAAATTCTGATCCCTTATTTCAATGAACATCCGGAGATGAAGCTGATCATTGCTCCACATGAGATACACCGCGAACATCTGATGTATATCGAATCGCTGTTGAAGCGTCCTTCCGTCCGTCTATCGGATGTGAAACAGGATCCGTCTTTGCTGGAAGGTAAAGATTGCCTGATTATCGACAGTTTCGGACTATTGTCTTCGATCTATCGTTATGGCACGATCGCTTATATCGGTGGTGGTTTCGGTGCCGGTATACATAATACGTTGGAGGCGGCTGTTTATGGCATTCCGGTTCTGTTCGGTCCCAGATACCAGAAATTTAAGGAAGCCCGTGATCTGATCAAAGTCGGTGGCGGTTTTTCCGTATCGGATAAACAGGCCTTCTGCGATAAGATGGATGAACTGCTTACCTATCATGAAGTGTTGGAAGCTGCGGGAGATAGTGCGGGACGTTTTGTTAGCGGTAATGCGGGATCGACTGATAAAATATTAAAGGAGATTCCTTTGGGATAA
- a CDS encoding DUF418 domain-containing protein — protein sequence MIHTIQKSERLNVVDALRGFALLAIVLLHNLEHYNIYFIPEFQPAWLQVLDKWMWDSFFFLFSGKAYATFSLLFGFSFYIQFHHAEQKGIDFRGRFAWRLVLLFLFAQLHALFYNGDILVLYAVAGFVLIPVCKLKDKIVFWIAVCLLLQPFEWGRMLYALFDPDYVAVGNRFMIYSERVGGVTMNGSFGEVLRSNIWDGQLYSNFWQVENGRLFQTSALFMFGMLLGRNGSFIRSDRTIGFWKRILGIGVLAFIPLYLLRVFVPEHIGNPSVLLPYKIITQSLSNFAFMLILVSIFVLIWFKKENGCNWQKFIIPYGRMSLTNYISQSIIGVCIYYGFGLGLYRVTGATATLLIGLFIFSAQWLFSRYWLSHHKQGPLEYLWKQGTWIGSKNNKRSN from the coding sequence ATGATACATACTATTCAAAAATCCGAACGCTTGAATGTAGTAGATGCGCTTCGCGGTTTTGCTTTGTTGGCGATTGTGTTGTTGCATAATCTTGAACATTATAATATTTATTTCATTCCGGAATTTCAGCCGGCTTGGTTGCAGGTTCTGGACAAATGGATGTGGGATAGCTTTTTCTTTCTGTTTAGTGGAAAGGCTTATGCTACTTTCTCCTTGCTTTTTGGTTTCAGCTTCTATATTCAGTTTCATCATGCGGAACAAAAAGGGATCGATTTTCGGGGACGTTTTGCCTGGCGGTTGGTTCTGTTGTTCTTGTTTGCCCAGCTTCATGCTTTATTTTATAATGGTGATATCCTGGTACTCTATGCCGTTGCTGGTTTTGTACTTATTCCGGTATGTAAACTGAAAGATAAAATTGTTTTTTGGATCGCCGTCTGTTTGTTGCTTCAGCCTTTTGAATGGGGCAGAATGTTGTATGCATTATTTGACCCGGATTATGTCGCTGTCGGAAATAGATTCATGATCTATTCAGAACGGGTAGGAGGGGTAACTATGAATGGTTCTTTTGGGGAGGTCTTGCGCAGTAATATATGGGATGGACAATTATATAGTAATTTCTGGCAAGTAGAAAATGGACGGTTGTTTCAGACATCGGCCTTGTTTATGTTTGGAATGTTATTAGGACGTAATGGATCTTTCATAAGGAGTGATCGTACAATTGGTTTCTGGAAACGTATCTTGGGTATAGGTGTATTGGCATTCATACCACTTTATCTGCTTCGGGTTTTTGTCCCCGAACATATAGGCAATCCATCCGTATTGCTTCCATATAAGATAATAACACAATCTCTTAGCAATTTTGCTTTTATGCTAATTTTGGTTTCGATCTTTGTGCTGATTTGGTTTAAAAAGGAGAATGGGTGTAACTGGCAAAAGTTTATTATACCTTATGGGCGTATGAGCCTGACAAACTATATTTCGCAGTCTATTATAGGAGTATGTATTTATTATGGATTTGGCTTGGGATTGTATCGTGTTACCGGGGCTACAGCGACTTTGCTTATCGGATTGTTTATTTTCTCCGCTCAATGGCTATTCAGCCGTTATTGGTTGTCACACCATAAACAAGGACCTTTGGAGTATTTGTGGAAACAAGGAACTTGGATAGGAAGTAAAAACAATAAAAGAAGTAATTAG
- a CDS encoding acyltransferase family protein has product MQNISSAAFTDSKPHYDLLDGLRGVAALLVVWYHVFEGYAFAGGTTIDTINHGYLAVDFFFILSGFVIGYAYDDRWSKTLTMKDFFKRRLIRLHPMVIMGAVLGVISFLIQGSVKWDGTHVSISLVMLSLLCSLFFIPAIPGANYEVRGNGEMFPLNGPSWSLFFEYIGNILYALFIRRLSTKALTVVVFLMGAALAAFATLDVSGYGNIGVGWTLDGVNFVGGLLRMLFPFSMGMLLSRNFKPIKVRGAFWICSIILLGLFSVPFVEGTDPISMNGLYESVCIILIFPILIWIGASGTTTDTKSTKICKFLGDISFPLYIIHYPVMYLFYAWLIDKELYTLAETWQVVLCVCALNIVLAYLCLKLYDEPVRKWLSKKFLARKRA; this is encoded by the coding sequence ATGCAAAACATTTCTTCCGCTGCGTTTACAGACAGTAAACCTCATTACGATCTTCTCGACGGATTAAGAGGAGTAGCAGCACTTTTAGTCGTATGGTATCACGTCTTCGAAGGCTACGCTTTCGCCGGAGGCACTACCATCGACACTATCAATCATGGTTATCTGGCAGTGGATTTCTTCTTTATCCTGTCCGGTTTCGTTATCGGCTATGCCTATGACGACCGCTGGTCGAAGACGCTGACTATGAAAGATTTCTTTAAACGCCGTTTGATCCGTCTCCACCCGATGGTTATCATGGGAGCGGTTCTGGGAGTTATCTCTTTCCTGATTCAAGGCAGTGTAAAATGGGACGGGACACACGTCTCTATCTCCCTGGTCATGCTATCCCTACTGTGTTCGTTGTTCTTCATTCCCGCAATACCGGGAGCCAATTATGAGGTCAGAGGAAACGGTGAAATGTTCCCACTGAACGGTCCCAGCTGGTCGTTGTTCTTCGAGTATATCGGCAATATTCTTTACGCCCTGTTCATTCGCCGTTTGTCAACCAAAGCATTGACTGTTGTCGTCTTTTTGATGGGCGCGGCACTGGCAGCATTCGCCACCCTCGACGTATCCGGCTACGGTAACATCGGAGTCGGCTGGACATTGGACGGCGTGAATTTTGTAGGCGGATTATTACGCATGCTCTTCCCCTTTTCTATGGGTATGCTTTTATCCCGTAACTTCAAACCCATCAAAGTGAGAGGCGCATTCTGGATCTGTTCGATCATATTACTGGGATTATTCTCTGTACCATTCGTGGAAGGGACAGACCCGATTTCCATGAACGGACTTTATGAATCCGTTTGTATCATCCTGATTTTCCCTATTCTTATCTGGATAGGTGCATCGGGAACCACTACCGATACGAAGTCGACAAAGATATGTAAATTCCTGGGAGACATCTCCTTCCCACTCTATATCATACATTATCCTGTGATGTATCTGTTCTATGCCTGGTTGATCGACAAGGAACTTTACACGCTTGCCGAGACCTGGCAGGTAGTTTTGTGTGTTTGTGCATTGAATATAGTTTTGGCTTACCTATGCCTGAAACTATATGACGAACCGGTAAGAAAATGGTTAAGTAAGAAGTTCCTGGCCAGAAAACGGGCATAA
- the gltX gene encoding glutamate--tRNA ligase, whose translation MTQRKVRVRFAPSPTGALHIGGVRTALYNYLFAKQNGGDLILRIEDTDSGRFVPGAEGYIIEALTWLGIKFDEGVNFGGEQGPYRQSERKAIYKQYVDQLLNDGLAYIAFDTPQELDAKRQEIANFQYDASIRLQMRNSLTLSAEETKALIDAGHQYVVRVKIEPNEDIHVNDIIRGEVVINSSILDDKVLYKSADQLPTYHLANIVDDHLMEVTHVIRGEEWLPSAPLHVLLYRYLGWADTMPQFAHLALLLKPEGNGKLSKRDGDRLGFPVFPLEWHDPKTGDVSSGYRESGYLPEAVVNFLALLGWNPGNDQEIMSMEELIKYFDLTRCSKAGAKFDYEKGKWFNHQYIQKKDNKEVAALFMPILESHGVKAEPAYVEKVVGMMKDRVSFIKDLWDTCAFFFVAPTEYDEKTTKKRWKADSAAQLAELIEVLRVREPFDIEGTEEEVKAWIESKGYHLGNIMNATRLALVGEGKGPHIFDITEALGKEESIRRIERAIEVLK comes from the coding sequence ATGACTCAAAGGAAAGTTAGAGTCCGCTTTGCACCCAGCCCGACAGGGGCGCTGCATATCGGAGGTGTTCGTACTGCATTATACAATTATTTGTTTGCCAAACAAAATGGCGGAGATTTGATTTTACGTATTGAAGATACCGATTCCGGGCGGTTTGTTCCGGGAGCTGAGGGGTATATCATTGAAGCGCTTACCTGGTTGGGTATCAAGTTCGACGAAGGTGTGAACTTTGGAGGCGAACAGGGCCCTTATCGTCAGAGTGAGCGGAAAGCTATTTACAAACAATATGTCGATCAGTTGTTGAACGACGGTCTGGCTTATATCGCTTTCGATACACCGCAGGAACTGGATGCCAAACGTCAGGAAATAGCTAATTTCCAGTATGACGCATCTATCCGTCTTCAGATGCGCAATTCATTGACTCTTTCTGCTGAGGAAACAAAGGCGTTGATCGATGCGGGTCATCAGTATGTTGTCCGTGTCAAGATCGAACCGAACGAAGATATTCATGTAAACGATATTATCCGTGGCGAAGTGGTGATCAACTCTTCTATCTTGGATGATAAAGTATTATATAAATCGGCAGACCAATTACCTACTTACCACCTGGCAAATATCGTGGATGACCATCTGATGGAAGTGACCCATGTGATCCGTGGTGAAGAATGGTTGCCGAGTGCCCCTCTTCATGTATTGTTATACCGTTATTTGGGTTGGGCGGATACAATGCCGCAGTTTGCCCACCTGGCCCTGTTGTTGAAACCGGAAGGAAACGGAAAACTGAGCAAACGTGACGGTGACCGTTTGGGATTCCCTGTCTTCCCGTTGGAATGGCATGATCCTAAGACCGGTGATGTCTCTTCGGGATATCGTGAAAGCGGTTACCTGCCGGAAGCAGTCGTGAACTTCCTTGCCTTGCTGGGATGGAATCCGGGTAACGACCAGGAGATTATGAGCATGGAGGAACTGATCAAATATTTTGATCTGACCCGTTGCAGCAAGGCTGGTGCTAAGTTTGATTATGAAAAGGGAAAATGGTTCAACCACCAGTATATTCAGAAAAAAGACAATAAAGAAGTGGCAGCCTTGTTCATGCCTATCCTTGAAAGCCACGGCGTAAAAGCCGAACCGGCTTATGTGGAGAAAGTGGTAGGGATGATGAAAGACCGCGTTTCCTTCATTAAGGATTTATGGGATACATGTGCTTTCTTTTTCGTTGCCCCGACCGAATATGACGAGAAGACAACGAAGAAACGTTGGAAAGCCGATTCTGCTGCCCAGTTGGCAGAATTGATCGAAGTGCTGCGCGTTCGTGAGCCATTCGATATAGAGGGAACGGAAGAAGAAGTGAAAGCCTGGATCGAAAGCAAAGGATACCATTTGGGAAATATCATGAATGCTACCCGTCTGGCTTTGGTTGGTGAAGGAAAAGGTCCTCATATATTTGATATTACAGAAGCTTTAGGAAAAGAAGAATCTATTCGCCGCATCGAAAGAGCGATTGAAGTGCTTAAATAA
- a CDS encoding YIP1 family protein produces MKKQWLNFLVNPFEWIAGFQALGWGLLGMVVSTVISYLSGWHYHGLLHFGPAPNPAWWCYAVEHLVVWIVPATLFYLGGLILSRSRIRMIDVLGTVAFAQIPFIFMNLFNMLPPMQNLAKVDMNVPPTELLAQPGFLVGVWLSLIGVIFLVWVLVWMFKALKVSCNLKGYSLGILYCVAVFGGDILCRYLIGLCY; encoded by the coding sequence ATGAAGAAACAATGGTTGAATTTTCTTGTTAATCCGTTTGAATGGATTGCCGGTTTTCAGGCGTTAGGGTGGGGGCTTTTAGGAATGGTTGTTTCCACTGTTATCAGTTATCTTTCCGGATGGCATTATCATGGTTTATTGCACTTTGGGCCGGCCCCGAATCCAGCCTGGTGGTGTTATGCTGTTGAACATTTGGTGGTTTGGATTGTACCGGCTACTCTGTTTTATTTGGGCGGATTGATCTTGTCGCGTTCCCGGATCAGAATGATCGATGTGTTGGGGACAGTCGCTTTTGCTCAGATTCCTTTCATTTTTATGAATTTGTTCAATATGTTGCCTCCGATGCAAAATCTGGCAAAAGTAGATATGAATGTGCCGCCGACAGAATTGTTGGCGCAACCAGGTTTTCTGGTAGGAGTTTGGCTTTCGCTAATCGGTGTAATATTCTTGGTTTGGGTGTTGGTTTGGATGTTCAAGGCGTTGAAGGTCTCCTGTAATCTGAAAGGGTATTCGTTGGGTATTCTCTATTGTGTGGCTGTGTTTGGTGGGGATATTCTTTGCCGTTATTTGATTGGTTTGTGTTATTAA
- a CDS encoding GH92 family glycosyl hydrolase, whose translation MKKVFSLCFLVLGALFSCGSVKDQPEEASLSSYVNPFIGASTSMDAGGSYHGLGKTFPGATAPFGMVQVSPNTITGGDNGPGYSDEHTSIEGFAFTQMSGIGWYGDLGNLLVMPTVGKLHTFSGTLEDPDNGYRSRYDKASEKASAGYYSVMLTDYQIKAEATALPHSGMLRFTFPESKEARIQIDLARRVGGTSTWQAIEVINDHTIRGEMKCPPEGGGWGNGAGKSDYTVYFYAEFSRPFRSHGVWSADIPDGWTRKREDIESERYHEVVRNARIIPDVKSLTGKHLGFYAEFDTDAGEQILMKSGISFTSMKNAEENLHSEMNAWEFDATLADCRRLWDDALSKITVTGGTEDEKHIFYTALYHTMIDPRICSDVNGEYMGADKKAHMTDQFTKRTIFSGWDVFRSQMPLQTIINPTLINDLLNSLVEIADQSGNEYLERWELLNAYSGCMLGNPALSVLCDAYSKGIRSYDIDKAYRYALNTSRLFGNNKEGYTPGSISHTLEYAYNDWCMARLAEWLGKDTDKEYFDRRAMTYSTIYDTDYGWFRPRNEKGEFQPLPEAGRLAEGYGCTESNAYQQGWFIPHDVEGMVQMMGGREKVLADLTDMFEQTPEGYLWNQYYNHANEPVHHVPFLFNRLGAPELTQKWTRDICRNAYKNSVLGLVGNEDVGQMSAWYVLAASGLHPVCPGDQRYEITSPVFEKIVFNLDPDYAEGKTFVIEARNNSPENIYVQQATLNGNPYNKCYLTHADLMKGGTLVLQMGANPSDWGK comes from the coding sequence ATGAAAAAAGTCTTTAGTTTGTGTTTTTTGGTTCTCGGTGCGCTCTTTTCCTGTGGATCAGTGAAAGACCAGCCGGAGGAGGCTTCTCTTTCTTCTTATGTAAATCCTTTTATCGGAGCATCGACCAGCATGGATGCTGGCGGTTCCTATCATGGTTTGGGTAAAACGTTTCCGGGGGCGACTGCTCCGTTTGGAATGGTGCAGGTGAGTCCTAATACGATAACAGGTGGTGATAATGGACCGGGTTATAGTGATGAACATACTTCTATTGAAGGTTTTGCTTTTACACAAATGAGTGGGATCGGCTGGTATGGCGATCTGGGGAATTTGTTGGTAATGCCGACAGTCGGTAAGTTGCATACTTTTTCGGGAACGTTGGAAGATCCGGATAATGGTTATCGTTCCCGGTATGATAAAGCATCGGAGAAGGCTTCTGCAGGTTATTATTCCGTGATGCTTACCGATTATCAGATAAAAGCGGAAGCGACGGCCCTTCCTCATAGCGGTATGTTGCGTTTTACATTCCCGGAGAGTAAAGAGGCTCGTATACAAATAGACTTGGCACGCAGGGTAGGAGGAACTTCTACCTGGCAGGCGATCGAAGTGATCAATGACCATACGATCAGAGGTGAAATGAAATGTCCTCCCGAAGGTGGCGGCTGGGGAAATGGTGCAGGAAAATCTGATTACACAGTCTATTTCTATGCTGAATTTTCCCGTCCTTTCCGATCGCATGGCGTATGGTCGGCCGACATACCGGACGGGTGGACACGAAAACGGGAAGATATCGAGAGCGAACGTTATCATGAAGTTGTTCGGAATGCCCGCATTATCCCTGATGTGAAGTCGTTGACCGGAAAGCATTTGGGCTTTTATGCGGAATTCGATACCGATGCAGGAGAACAGATCCTCATGAAAAGTGGGATCTCTTTTACCAGTATGAAGAATGCGGAAGAGAATCTGCATTCGGAAATGAATGCCTGGGAGTTTGACGCAACATTGGCTGACTGTCGCCGGTTATGGGACGATGCCCTGTCCAAAATAACTGTGACCGGAGGTACGGAGGATGAAAAACATATCTTTTATACTGCTCTTTACCATACTATGATCGACCCGAGGATTTGTAGTGATGTGAACGGGGAATATATGGGAGCGGACAAGAAGGCGCATATGACGGATCAGTTCACTAAACGAACTATTTTTAGCGGATGGGATGTTTTCCGTAGCCAGATGCCTTTGCAAACTATTATTAATCCAACCCTGATCAATGACCTGCTCAACTCGTTGGTGGAGATTGCCGATCAGAGTGGAAACGAATATCTGGAGCGATGGGAATTGTTGAATGCCTATTCCGGTTGTATGTTGGGTAATCCGGCTCTGTCTGTTTTGTGTGACGCTTATTCAAAAGGAATCCGTTCTTATGATATAGATAAGGCATACCGTTATGCTTTAAATACTTCCCGGTTGTTTGGTAATAATAAAGAAGGATATACGCCGGGTTCTATCTCTCATACATTGGAATATGCATACAATGATTGGTGTATGGCCCGTCTGGCTGAATGGTTGGGCAAGGATACCGATAAGGAATATTTTGACCGCCGGGCTATGACCTATTCAACAATTTATGATACCGATTATGGTTGGTTCAGGCCACGTAATGAAAAAGGTGAATTTCAACCTTTACCCGAAGCGGGAAGACTGGCGGAAGGATATGGTTGTACGGAGAGTAATGCATACCAGCAGGGTTGGTTCATTCCACACGATGTGGAAGGTATGGTTCAAATGATGGGTGGGCGTGAAAAAGTGCTGGCCGATCTGACGGATATGTTTGAACAGACTCCCGAAGGTTATCTCTGGAATCAATATTATAACCATGCTAATGAACCGGTTCATCATGTTCCGTTCCTGTTTAACCGTCTGGGTGCTCCCGAACTTACTCAAAAATGGACGCGGGATATCTGTCGGAATGCTTATAAAAATTCAGTCTTGGGTCTAGTCGGAAATGAAGATGTCGGGCAGATGTCTGCCTGGTATGTATTGGCAGCTAGTGGATTACATCCGGTATGTCCCGGTGACCAGCGTTATGAAATAACCAGTCCGGTATTTGAGAAGATCGTTTTCAATTTGGATCCGGACTATGCTGAGGGAAAAACATTTGTGATTGAAGCTCGCAATAATAGCCCTGAAAATATATATGTCCAGCAGGCTACTTTAAATGGAAATCCTTACAATAAATGTTATCTGACGCATGCCGACCTGATGAAGGGCGGAACGTTGGTATTGCAGATGGGGGCAAATCCTTCGGATTGGGGAAAATGA